From a region of the Thermus caldilimi genome:
- a CDS encoding type III pantothenate kinase, producing MLLAIDIGNTSTVLGVFSGDDLIAHFRIHTDRMRMESEYRVMLRNLFALEDLPPPKAALLSSVVPPVEREVKEAIEKLFGIQAQVVDAGATGLEVCIDNPKEAGTDRLVNAVGALGYESPTGRYIVVDFGTATTFDLVEAPGRYLGGAITIGPQTAADALAARTAKLPRIDLVPPAQVVGKNTLDALRSGLVLGYAALVEGMVRRFKEEAGEALVIATGGFAETLKDLCPSFDVVDEDLTLKGLLRIHLGQG from the coding sequence ATGCTCCTGGCCATAGACATCGGCAACACCTCCACGGTCTTGGGGGTTTTTTCCGGAGACGACCTCATCGCCCATTTCCGCATCCACACCGATCGGATGCGCATGGAAAGCGAGTACCGGGTGATGCTACGCAACCTCTTCGCCCTCGAGGACCTTCCCCCTCCCAAAGCCGCCCTCCTCTCCAGCGTGGTGCCCCCCGTGGAAAGGGAGGTGAAGGAGGCCATAGAGAAGCTCTTCGGCATCCAAGCCCAGGTGGTGGATGCCGGGGCCACAGGGCTCGAGGTGTGCATAGACAACCCTAAGGAAGCCGGTACCGACCGCCTGGTGAACGCGGTGGGGGCCTTGGGCTACGAAAGCCCCACGGGCCGCTACATCGTGGTGGACTTCGGCACCGCCACCACCTTTGACCTGGTGGAGGCCCCGGGCCGCTACCTGGGCGGGGCCATCACCATCGGCCCCCAGACCGCCGCCGACGCCCTGGCCGCCAGAACCGCCAAGCTCCCCCGCATAGACCTGGTCCCCCCCGCCCAGGTGGTGGGCAAAAACACCCTGGACGCCCTGCGCTCGGGCCTGGTCCTGGGGTACGCCGCCTTGGTGGAGGGCATGGTGCGCCGCTTTAAAGAGGAAGCCGGGGAAGCCCTGGTGATCGCCACCGGGGGCTTTGCGGAAACCCTTAAAGACCTTTGCCCCTCCTTTGACGTGGTGGACGAGGACCTAACCCTTAAAGGGCTTCTCCGCATTCATCTGGGACAAGGGTGA
- a CDS encoding homoisocitrate dehydrogenase, whose product MAYRICLIEGDGIGHEVIPAARKVLEATGLPLEFVEAEAGWETFERRGVSVPEETVEKILSCQATLFGAATSPTRKVPGFFGAIRYLRRRLDLYANVRPAKSRPIPGSRSGVDLIIVRENTEGLYVEQERRYLDVAIADAVISKKASERIGRVALKIAESRPRKTLHIAHKANVLPVTQGLFLDTVREVARDYPLVNVQDIIVDNCAMQLVMRPERFDVIVTTNLLGDILSDLAAGLVGGLGLAPSANIGDTTAVFEPVHGSAPDIAGQGIANPTATILSAAMMLEYLGEKEAAKKVEKAVDLVLERGPRTPDLGGTATTESFAKAVVDMLKAL is encoded by the coding sequence ATGGCGTATCGCATCTGCTTGATTGAAGGGGACGGCATCGGCCACGAGGTGATCCCTGCGGCCAGGAAGGTCCTGGAGGCTACCGGGCTTCCCCTGGAGTTCGTGGAGGCCGAAGCGGGCTGGGAAACCTTCGAGCGAAGAGGGGTTTCCGTGCCCGAGGAAACCGTGGAAAAAATCCTTTCCTGCCAGGCTACCCTCTTCGGGGCGGCCACCAGCCCCACAAGGAAGGTGCCGGGCTTCTTCGGGGCCATCCGCTACCTCAGGCGCAGGCTGGACCTCTACGCCAACGTGCGCCCTGCCAAAAGCCGCCCCATTCCAGGAAGCCGGAGCGGGGTGGACCTCATCATCGTGCGGGAGAACACCGAGGGGCTTTACGTGGAGCAGGAGCGGCGCTACCTGGATGTGGCCATAGCGGACGCGGTGATCTCCAAAAAGGCCAGCGAGCGCATCGGCCGCGTGGCCTTGAAGATTGCGGAAAGCCGTCCCCGCAAAACCCTGCACATCGCCCACAAGGCCAACGTACTTCCGGTGACCCAGGGGCTTTTCCTGGATACGGTGCGGGAGGTGGCCAGGGACTACCCCCTGGTGAACGTGCAGGACATCATCGTGGACAACTGCGCCATGCAGCTTGTCATGCGCCCCGAGCGCTTTGACGTGATCGTCACCACCAACCTCCTGGGGGACATCCTCTCCGACCTCGCCGCTGGCTTGGTGGGGGGCTTGGGCCTGGCGCCTTCCGCCAACATCGGGGACACCACGGCGGTCTTTGAGCCCGTGCACGGTTCCGCCCCCGATATCGCCGGCCAGGGGATCGCCAACCCCACCGCCACCATCCTCTCTGCGGCCATGATGCTGGAGTACCTGGGGGAGAAGGAAGCCGCCAAGAAGGTGGAGAAGGCCGTGGACCTGGTATTGGAAAGGGGCCCCCGCACCCCGGACCTGGGGGGAACCGCCACCACGGAAAGCTTCGCCAAGGCGGTGGTGGATATGCTCAAGGCCCTCTGA
- a CDS encoding HD-GYP domain-containing protein, giving the protein MLQKLRNLELPPPRVLAFILAVFAAFWLLEGYLFLRQGFQFPPENLSGLDLLFWAALIFWSVRVEIRLPLNASMSHLFLFALALVILAPPWLAPLWVFLFQYSGNTWYKQLFNRSQDALATLAAAWVWQFFQSNPLYLGSLNLSAGVGIGLAAVVFFAINTGLVTLIIHLASGTPLRKIWKKNYGWLATSYFLLSPIALLLARAYETPLMANWGGWTVLLFLIPLYYSRYYWDEKVRLEQAFDATLEVLMHALEAKEPETRMHSERVADIAADLARAYYGDEARAMEIYRAARLHDIGKIGIPEALLLKPDKLTPREYRIVQSHTTLGAQLLKPAEKVAFGPLVYNVILHHHERWDGRGYPKELAGHEIPEEARIVGLADAYEAMTAGRPYRKAKSSEEALREIQDLSGIQFDPKLVKLFTELWHTNPLWRDREAYLQAKEGSVSRFTLPQLYLESDSPSPSEPGQRTSEESS; this is encoded by the coding sequence ATGCTCCAAAAGCTCCGCAACTTGGAACTCCCTCCCCCCCGGGTCCTCGCCTTCATCCTGGCCGTCTTCGCCGCCTTTTGGCTCCTGGAAGGCTACCTCTTCCTACGCCAGGGGTTTCAGTTTCCCCCAGAGAACCTAAGCGGGTTGGACCTCCTCTTCTGGGCGGCCCTGATCTTCTGGAGCGTGCGGGTGGAGATCCGCCTTCCCTTGAACGCCAGCATGAGCCACCTCTTTCTCTTTGCCTTGGCCTTGGTGATCCTCGCTCCCCCCTGGCTTGCCCCCCTATGGGTCTTCCTCTTTCAATACAGCGGCAATACCTGGTACAAACAGCTCTTCAACCGCTCCCAGGACGCCCTGGCCACCCTGGCCGCCGCCTGGGTCTGGCAGTTTTTCCAGAGCAACCCCCTTTACCTAGGCAGCCTCAACCTCAGCGCCGGGGTGGGCATCGGCCTGGCCGCGGTGGTCTTTTTCGCCATCAACACCGGCTTGGTCACCCTCATCATCCACCTGGCCAGCGGGACCCCCTTGCGGAAGATCTGGAAAAAGAACTATGGCTGGCTTGCCACCAGCTACTTCCTCCTCTCCCCCATCGCCCTCCTCCTGGCCCGGGCCTACGAGACCCCCCTCATGGCCAACTGGGGGGGTTGGACGGTCCTCCTCTTCCTCATTCCCCTCTACTACAGCCGCTACTACTGGGACGAGAAGGTGCGCCTCGAGCAGGCCTTCGACGCCACCTTAGAGGTCCTCATGCACGCCCTCGAGGCCAAGGAACCGGAAACCCGCATGCACTCCGAGCGGGTGGCGGACATCGCCGCCGACCTGGCCCGGGCCTACTACGGGGACGAGGCCAGGGCCATGGAGATCTACCGGGCGGCTCGCCTGCACGACATCGGCAAGATCGGCATCCCGGAAGCCCTCCTCCTCAAGCCCGACAAGCTCACGCCAAGGGAGTACCGGATCGTCCAGAGCCACACCACCCTGGGCGCCCAACTCCTGAAACCCGCGGAGAAGGTGGCCTTCGGCCCCCTGGTCTACAACGTGATCCTCCACCACCACGAGCGCTGGGACGGCCGCGGTTACCCCAAGGAGCTTGCCGGGCACGAGATCCCCGAAGAGGCCCGTATCGTGGGCCTGGCCGACGCCTACGAGGCCATGACCGCAGGCCGCCCCTACCGCAAGGCCAAATCCTCCGAGGAGGCCTTGCGGGAAATCCAGGACCTTTCCGGCATCCAGTTTGATCCCAAGCTGGTCAAGCTCTTCACGGAGCTTTGGCACACCAACCCCCTGTGGCGCGACCGGGAAGCCTACCTACAGGCAAAGGAGGGATCGGTATCACGCTTTACCTTGCCGCAGCTCTATTTGGAATCGGACTCGCCCTCGCCCTCGGAGCCAGGGCAAAGGACCTCGGAGGAATCGAGCTAA
- a CDS encoding DUF5317 domain-containing protein, giving the protein MAEGGLAYGTYRGLFQPEWAGPLAKLLVLALVGYGLYRNQHLKSLYLVLFGLLLNTLVIFANGGHMPVSLGTLKKAGIEGWEELLKTRGDAVHSLLDESTRLPFLGDVIPLPPLRKAASPGDLFILAGIAGVVVEGALRAGGRRLPRRQAGLRVLAFLLLVFLLLALRT; this is encoded by the coding sequence TTGGCGGAAGGGGGTCTGGCCTACGGCACCTACCGGGGCCTCTTCCAGCCCGAGTGGGCCGGGCCTCTGGCCAAGCTCCTGGTGCTGGCCCTGGTGGGCTATGGGCTTTACCGGAACCAGCACCTGAAAAGCCTCTACCTGGTGCTTTTCGGCCTTCTTCTGAACACCCTGGTCATCTTTGCCAACGGGGGCCACATGCCGGTGAGCCTGGGTACCTTGAAAAAGGCAGGCATTGAGGGCTGGGAGGAGCTTTTAAAAACCAGGGGCGATGCGGTGCATAGCCTTTTGGACGAGTCCACCCGCCTCCCCTTCCTGGGGGATGTCATCCCCCTTCCCCCCTTGCGCAAGGCGGCGAGCCCGGGAGACCTCTTCATCCTGGCGGGAATCGCCGGGGTGGTGGTGGAAGGAGCCTTGAGGGCAGGAGGAAGGCGGCTCCCCAGGCGCCAGGCAGGCCTCAGGGTGCTGGCCTTCCTCCTGCTGGTCTTTCTTCTCCTTGCCCTTCGCACCTGA
- a CDS encoding OsmC family protein, translated as MTKKVVIHHLVGHRFLGMNEQGDKVMIDGDQPATGPRPMELLLMALGACTAYDVVDIMKKKKQPLARYRVEVEGVRAETHPKRYTHITVTHIASGPNVTLEALERAAHLSHTKYCSASANLNAEITVKVVLEPWEEGQESQG; from the coding sequence ATGACGAAGAAGGTCGTGATCCACCATCTGGTAGGCCACCGCTTCCTGGGAATGAACGAGCAAGGGGACAAGGTGATGATCGACGGGGATCAGCCCGCCACCGGCCCCCGCCCCATGGAACTTCTCCTCATGGCCTTAGGGGCCTGCACCGCCTACGACGTGGTGGACATCATGAAGAAGAAAAAGCAGCCCCTGGCCCGCTACCGGGTGGAGGTGGAGGGAGTGCGGGCGGAGACCCATCCCAAGCGTTACACCCACATCACCGTCACCCACATCGCCTCAGGGCCCAACGTGACCCTGGAGGCCCTCGAGCGCGCCGCCCACCTCTCCCACACCAAGTACTGCTCCGCCTCCGCCAATCTCAACGCCGAAATCACCGTCAAGGTGGTGCTGGAGCCCTGGGAAGAAGGCCAAGAAAGCCAAGGCTAA